The following coding sequences are from one Lolium rigidum isolate FL_2022 chromosome 6, APGP_CSIRO_Lrig_0.1, whole genome shotgun sequence window:
- the LOC124666066 gene encoding 2-methyl-6-phytyl-1,4-hydroquinone methyltransferase 2, chloroplastic-like, which translates to MASTNVSSAGTGRARVDAPAPAGLGSSKASSSALRLIQHKREALWFYRFISIGYDHVFNPGQYTEDMRDVAMDEHADLRRPNLKVVDVGGGTGFTTLGIVRHVDPENVTLIDQSPHQLDKARQKKALKGVKIMEGDAEDLPFPADTFDRYVSAGSIEYWPDPQRGIKEAYRVLSTGGLACIIGPVRPTFWLSRFFADMWMLFPMEQEYIEWFERAGFKDVELKRIGPKWYRGVRRHGLVIGCSVTGIKTESGDSPLQLGPKAEDINKHGNPILVFVRFLIGTICATYFFLVPIYMWIKDKIVPRGMPI; encoded by the exons ATGGCTTCCACCAACGTGTCTAGCGCCGGGACAGGCAGAGCCCGCGTGGATGCCCCAGCGCCAGCGGGACTAGGCTCCTCCAAGGCCTCCTCGTCAGCGCTTCGGCTCATCCAGCACAAGAGGGAGGCATTGTGGTTCTACCGCTTCATCTCCATCGGCTATGACCACGTCTTCAACCCGGGCCAGTATACCGAGGACATGCGCGACGTTGCCATGGATGAGCACGCCGACCTCCGCAGGCCGAACCTCAAGGTCGTCGACGTCGGCGGTGGCACAGGGTTCACCACGCTGGGCATCGTCAGGCACGTCGACCCGGAGAACGTCACGCTGATCGACCAGTCGCCGCACCAGCTCGACAAGGCCAGGCAGAAGAAGGCCCTCAAGGGCGTCAAAATCATGGAGGGCGACGCCGAGGACCTTCCCTTCCCGGCTGACACGTTCGACCGATACGTCTCCGCTGGCAG CATCGAGTATTGGCCCGATCCACAGCGGGGGATCAAGGAAGCCTACAGGGTATTGAGTACTGGTGGCCTAGCTTGCATCATTGGCCCTGTACGCCCAACATTTTGGTTATCCCGCTTCTTCGCTGATATGTGGATGTTGTTTCCTATGGAACAAGAGTATATTGAATGGTTCGAGAGAGCAGGGTTCAAGGATGTTGAACTCAAGAGAATTGGGCCAAAATGGTATCGTGGTGTTCGTAGGCATGGCCTGGTCATAGGATGCTCTGTCACCGGTATCAAGACAGAAAGCGGAGACTCCCCTTTACAG CTTGGTCCAAAGGCCGAGGACATCAACAAGCATGGAAATCCTATCCTTGTCTTCGTTCGCTTCCTCATAGGGACGATATGtgctacctacttctttctggtGCCTATTTACATGTGGATAAAGGACAAGATTGTGCCACGTGGCATGCCGATCTAA
- the LOC124666213 gene encoding putative receptor-like protein kinase At3g47110: protein MGLMSLLWTLVAVLMIAMVIAGDEASLLAFKAKVSDGGSLVSWNGSADFCSWEGVTCNHQRPARVVELSLDGRALTGALSPSLGNLTFLRMLNLSFNWLHGEIPASLGSLRRLRTLDLSYNSFSGTLPLNLTSCVGMNTMALGSNKLGGRIPAELGEKLMSLEAISLSNNSFTGHIPASLGNLSYLEDLDLSSNHFVGSIPPGHGSFQSLRLLLLSDNKISGILPPSLYNWSSLETFGVEFNMLHGSILDDIGNKFPKMQNLGLSSNNFTGAVPSSLSNISDLKGLILGDNRFSGYVPPTLGRQGALRFLDLSDNKLEANDHKGWEFINSLANCSQIKYLFLGGYSFGGQIPASITNLSKTLEKLYILESRVSGAIPADIGNLVGLDALAIQKTNISGVIPQSIGRLENLVELSFASNSLSGLIPSSLGNLSQLNRLYAYYGNLEGPIPASLGELKNLFVLDLSTNYQLNGSIPREIFKLPSLSWYLDLSYNSFTGSLPNEVGSLANLNQLILSGNQLSGKIPNSIQNCLVLEWLLLDNNSFEGSIPQSLKNIKGLSKLNLTMNKFSGRIPDALGSIGNLQELYLAHNDLSGSIPAVLQNLTSLSKLDVSFNNLQGEVPDGGVFRNINYTGVAGNINLCGGTPKLHLAPCSRSSFSKNKRKITKSLVVFLATTGAILLSLSVIFLVWILRKKLKQSKKKIVQDSIAEDHYERIPYHALLRGTNGFSDENLLGRGSYGAVFKCILANEERTLAVKVFNLGQSRYSKSFEAECEAMRRIRHRYLIKVITSCSSVNHQGQEFKALVFEFMPNGTLDGWLHPKSEEPTTNNTLSLAQRLEIAVNIVDAVEYLHNYCQPLVIHCDLKPSNILLADDMSARVGDFGISRIIQENTSETMQISYSSMGIRGSIGYVAPEYGEGSAVSPTGDIYSLGILLLEIFTGRSPTDETFRNSLDLHKFAEDVLPDRTLEIADPTIWLHIEQHDNVTRRIQQCLVSVFRLGISCSKQQPRDRTLTRDAAAEMHAIRDAYIASVATS from the exons ATGGGGCTCATGAGCTTGCTGTGGACACTTGTTGCCGTCCTGATGATCGCCATGGTGATAGCCGGCGACGAGGCCTCGTTGCTTGCCTTCAAAGCAAAGGTCAGCGATGGCGGCTCGCTGGTTTCTTGGAACGGCAGTGCCGACTTCTGCAGCTGGGAAGGTGTGACATGCAACCACCAGAGGCCTGCACGGGTGGTGGAGCTGAGCTTGGATGGAAGGGCGCTCACAGGAGCACTCTCCCCATCCCTTGGGAACCTCACGTTCCTGCGGATGCTAAACCTGAGCTTCAACTGGCTCCACGGGGAGATTCCAGCGAGCCTCGGCAGCCTCCGCCGCCTGCGGACGCTCGACCTGAGCTACAACTCCTTCTCTGGCACGCTCCCTCTGAACCTGACCTCTTGCGTCGGAATGAACACCATGGCGCTAGGCAGCAACAAGCTTGGCGGTCGCATCCCAGCTGAGCTCGGCGAAAAGCTCATGTCCCTGGAAGCAATCTCGTTGAGTAACAACAGCTTCACAGGGCACATCCCGGCATCCCTTGGCAATCTGTCCTATCTAGAAGACCTTGACCTATCTTCTAATCATTTTGTGGGCTCAATCCCCCCAgggcacggaagcttccagagcctgCGGCTTTTGCTTCTCTCGGACAACAAAATCTCGGGTATCCTTCCACCTTCTCTTTACAACTGGTCGTCACTGGAAACATTTGGGGTTGAGTTTAATATGCTGCACGGGAGCATTCTGGATGATATAGGCAACAAGTTCCCCAAGATGCAAAATCTTGGTCTGTCTAGTAATAATTTCACTGGAGCTGTCCCTTCATCGCTGTCCAATATATCTGATCTCAAGGGCCTTATCCTTGGCGATAATAGATTTAGTGGGTATGTACCTCCAACTTTGGGAAGGCAGGGAGCTCTCCGCTTTCTAGATTTGTCAGATAATAAGCTTGAAGCAAATGACCACAAGGGCTGGGAATTCATCAATTCTTTGGCAAACTGCAGCCAAATAAAGTACCTTTTCCTAGGTGGCTACTCCTTTGGAGGACAGATACCTGCTTCCATTACAAACCTCTCAAAGACTCTCGAGAAGCTATACATACTGGAGAGTAGGGTCTCTGGGGCTATTCCTGCAGACATAGGCAATTTGGTTGGTCTTGACGCGCTTGCCATACAAAAGACTAACATATCTGGAGTGATTCCACAGAGCATTGGCAGGCTAGAAAACTTGGTCGAGCTATCCTTTGCTTCCAATAGCTTGTCAGGTCTCATACCGTCATCACTAGGAAATCTTTCGCAGCTGAATAGGCTTTATGCATACTATGGCAACTTGGAGGGACCAATTCCGGCAAGCCTGGGGGAGTTGAAAAACCTTTTTGTACTTGATTTGTCAACAAATTACCAACTTAATGGTTCAATTCCCAGAGAAATTTTCAAGTTACCTAGCCTTTCTTGGTATTTGGACTTGTCATACAATTCCTTCACTGGATCCCTTCCTAATGAAGTGGGTAGCTTGGCAAACCTTAACCAGCTGATTCTATCAGGAAACCAATTGTCTGGCAAGATACCCAACAGTATTCAGAACTGTCTTGTGTTGGAATGGCTTTTGTTAGACAATAACTCCTTTGAGGGAAGCATACCACAGTCACTGAAAAATATAAAGGGGCTCAGTAAACTTAACCTGACCATGAATAAGTTCTCTGGTAGAATTCCTGATGCCCTTGGTAGCATTGGAAACCTGCAGGAACTGTACCTAGCACACAACGACTTGTCCGGATCGATCCCCGCAGTTCTACAAAATTTGACATCACTGTCCAAATTGGATGTATCCTTCAATAATTTGCAAGGCGAGGTGCCAGATGGAGGTGTTTTCAGAAACATCAATTATACAGGAGTAGCTGGGAATATCAATCTGTGTGGTGGTACACCTAAACTTCACTTGGCTCCATGCTCCAGAAGCTCCTTCAGCAAGAATAAGAGAAAGATAACAAAGTCTCTTGTAGTTTTTCTAGCAACAACTGGAGCAATCTTGTTGTCACTTTCAGTTATTTTTCTTGTTTGGATACTTCGCAAGAAGCTCAAACAAAGCAAGAAAAAAATAGTGCAAGATTCAATCGCTGAGGACCATTACGAGAGAATCCCATATCATGCGTTGTTGAGAGGAACTAACGGATTTTCAGATGAGAACTTGCTAGGGAGAGGAAGTTATGGTGCAGTTTTCAAGTGCATTTTGGCCAATGAGGAAAGAACATTGGCTGTTAAGGTGTTTAACCTTGGTCAATCCAGATATTCCAAGAGTTTCGAGGCTGAATGTGAAGCCATGAGGAGGATACGACACCGTTATCTCATAAAGGTCATTACGTCTTGTTCGAGTGTCAACCACCAAGGTCAAGAGTTCAAGGCATTGGTTTTTGAGTTCATGCCCAATGGTACCTTGGATGGTTGGCTTCACCCAAAATCTGAAGAGCCCACTACAAACAACACACTCAGCCTTGCCCAAAGGCTTGAGATTGCTGTCAATATTGTGGACGCAGTAGAATACCTCCACAACTACTGTCAACCATTGGTAATCCATTGTGATCTTAAGCCAAGCAACATTCTTCTTGCTGACGACATGAGCGCCCGAGTAGGAGACTTTGGCATATCAAGGATCATTCAGGAAAATACAAGTGAGACAATGCAAATCTCATATAGCTCAATGGGAATTAGAGGTTCCATAGGCTATGTTGCTCCAG AGTATGGAGAAGGCTCTGCGGTCTCACCTACTGGTGATATTTACAGTCTTGGCATATTGCTGCTCGAGATTTTTACCGGAAGGAGCCCAACAGACGAGACGTTCAGGAATTCACTAGATCTGCATAAGTTTGCCGAGGATGTTCTTCCAGATAGAACCTTGGAGATAGCTGACCCAACAATCTGGCTGCACATTGAACAACATGATAACGTTACTAGAAGAATCCAGCAGTGTTTGGTCTCTGTCTTCAGGCTTGGCATATCTTGCTCTAAGCAACAGCCCCGAGACCGAACATTGACAAGAGATGCAGCCGCAGAGATGCATGCAATCAGAGATGCGTACATCGCGTCTGTTGCTACCTCATAG